The proteins below come from a single Staphylococcus sp. MI 10-1553 genomic window:
- a CDS encoding RBBP9/YdeN family alpha/beta hydrolase, whose amino-acid sequence MTKLYIVHGYQADASKHWFPWLKETLEIEGHDVEVLNLPNSHEPNVEEWLTYMQQAIPEVDADTIFVAHSLGVITTLKFLNDLDVSKVGGLAIVSGFKDKLEGIETLDDFIEQDIDFEKLKHKIIKRFGIASKTDDIVPYTLTAELCEALDAKFYLQEEGGHFIEQDGYDTFLFLRNKILKNFD is encoded by the coding sequence ATGACAAAGCTATATATTGTGCATGGTTACCAAGCCGATGCATCGAAGCATTGGTTTCCTTGGTTAAAGGAAACACTTGAAATTGAAGGCCATGATGTGGAAGTACTCAACTTACCTAATTCACATGAACCTAATGTTGAAGAATGGCTTACATATATGCAACAAGCAATTCCAGAAGTTGATGCTGATACCATTTTCGTTGCACATAGTTTAGGTGTCATTACAACTTTGAAATTTTTAAACGATCTGGACGTATCGAAAGTAGGGGGCTTAGCGATTGTTTCTGGCTTCAAAGATAAGTTAGAAGGGATAGAAACTTTAGATGACTTTATCGAACAAGACATCGATTTTGAAAAGCTTAAGCATAAGATTATTAAACGTTTTGGGATTGCTTCTAAAACAGACGATATCGTGCCGTATACATTAACAGCTGAATTGTGTGAGGCACTTGATGCTAAATTTTATTTACAAGAAGAGGGTGGTCATTTTATTGAACAAGATGGCTATGATACATTTCTGTTCTTGAGAAATAAAATATTAAAGAATTTCGATTAA
- the hemY gene encoding protoporphyrinogen oxidase, whose translation MTNVAIIGAGITGLSSAYFIKQTYPHVNVTIYEATDRPGGKIKTVQRDGYTIELGPESYLGRKTIMTEVAKAVGMTDDDIVTNKTGQSYIFANDTLYPIPGGAILGVPTDIKPFMSTKLISMKGKFRALKDLTIKPIEMENEDMSVGEFFRTRLGDEVLENLIEPLLSGIYGTDIDALSLMSTFPNFKALEEEHGSIIKGMQHVKKERQQQAQHNQQGPQGQFKQFRNGLNDFVNKLEKWLKAHDVTFHFETPVHDLIGTQKGYYVELNDETRTFYDGVIVATPHQVFREWFSTDPMFDYFSELEASSVATIVFAFDEANIENTYDGTGFVIARTSATDITACTWTTKKWPHTTPEGKVLIRAYVGKQGDNIVNEKTDEELVAIAKNDLQQMMTFHGDPDFTIVNKMSFASPQYHVGHIARIKAIQQHICDNYQHLQITGAPFEAVGLPDCIRQAETAVKQLLSRIG comes from the coding sequence ATGACAAATGTAGCAATCATTGGTGCGGGTATTACAGGTTTATCGAGTGCGTACTTTATTAAACAAACGTATCCGCATGTGAATGTAACGATTTATGAAGCAACAGATCGACCTGGTGGCAAAATTAAAACGGTGCAACGCGATGGCTATACGATAGAACTTGGGCCCGAATCTTATTTAGGTCGCAAAACGATAATGACTGAAGTGGCCAAAGCAGTAGGGATGACAGATGATGATATAGTGACTAATAAAACAGGCCAGTCTTATATTTTTGCCAATGATACATTATATCCGATTCCAGGTGGTGCCATTTTAGGTGTACCGACTGATATCAAACCATTCATGTCAACAAAACTCATCTCAATGAAAGGGAAGTTTCGCGCATTAAAAGACTTAACGATTAAACCGATTGAGATGGAAAATGAAGACATGTCGGTAGGTGAATTTTTTAGAACACGTCTCGGTGACGAAGTACTCGAAAATTTAATTGAACCGTTACTGAGTGGTATTTATGGTACAGACATTGATGCGTTAAGTTTAATGAGCACGTTTCCGAACTTTAAAGCATTAGAAGAAGAACACGGCAGTATCATTAAAGGGATGCAGCACGTCAAAAAGGAACGTCAACAACAGGCACAACATAATCAACAGGGCCCACAAGGCCAGTTTAAGCAATTTAGAAATGGTTTGAATGACTTTGTGAACAAACTTGAAAAATGGCTTAAAGCGCATGATGTGACATTTCATTTTGAAACACCCGTGCATGATTTAATTGGGACACAAAAGGGGTATTATGTTGAGTTAAATGACGAAACGCGTACATTTTATGATGGCGTCATTGTAGCAACCCCACATCAAGTGTTTAGAGAGTGGTTTAGTACTGATCCGATGTTTGATTATTTTTCTGAATTAGAAGCATCGTCTGTCGCCACAATAGTCTTTGCGTTTGATGAAGCCAATATTGAAAATACGTATGATGGCACAGGATTTGTGATTGCGAGAACGAGTGCGACGGATATTACTGCATGTACATGGACTACCAAAAAATGGCCACATACGACACCAGAGGGCAAAGTACTCATTCGCGCATATGTAGGCAAACAAGGTGACAACATCGTCAATGAAAAAACTGATGAAGAACTGGTAGCAATCGCCAAAAATGACTTACAACAAATGATGACATTTCATGGGGATCCTGACTTTACAATTGTGAATAAAATGTCATTTGCGAGTCCTCAATATCATGTCGGTCATATTGCTCGAATTAAAGCAATACAACAACATATTTGTGACAATTATCAGCATTTGCAAATAACAGGTGCACCGTTTGAAGCGGTTGGATTGCCAGACTGTATTCGACAAGCAGAAACTGCAGTCAAACAATTGTTGTCACGAATTGGATAA
- the ltrA gene encoding group II intron reverse transcriptase/maturase translates to MYRKSSSLMELVVRPDNIEKAIKKVKKNKGAPGIDGMKVSELHAHFAQYFSQIKKKLLDGTYQPQAVRKVQIPKPNGKMRVLGIPVARDRVIQQAIRQVIEPGIDRTFSNHSHGFRPHRSTGTALKQCVAYYEEGYKIAVDCDLKQCFDMLNHDKLMYLFERHVQDKSISKFIRRSLQVGAIDLSGEVAERKIGAPQGGVISPLLCNIYLHELDKELEKRGHRFVRYADDFVIFVRTKRAGERVMTSVTKFIEKQLKLVVNEEKSRVGAVTRLKFLSCLITKVNGVYRFRPTTEAKRNLIRALRKITKRNRPGTFKEIITEINQVTRGWINYFGRGFIKGFIETTQSWLNRRLRQLILKRWKRVRTQYKMLRQYGLDHRSAMKIAQSRKKYWRLSNTHEVHRALTTKQLYKWGLIPLAQLAELAYARY, encoded by the coding sequence ATGTATCGTAAGTCTTCATCTCTGATGGAGCTTGTTGTAAGACCTGACAACATAGAAAAAGCTATCAAGAAGGTAAAGAAAAACAAAGGTGCTCCTGGAATTGACGGCATGAAAGTCAGTGAACTCCATGCCCACTTTGCGCAATACTTTTCGCAGATAAAAAAGAAACTGCTTGATGGTACTTATCAACCTCAAGCAGTTCGAAAAGTTCAAATTCCCAAACCAAACGGGAAAATGCGTGTGCTTGGTATTCCTGTCGCTAGAGACAGAGTGATACAACAAGCGATTAGACAAGTGATTGAACCAGGCATCGACCGAACATTTTCAAATCATAGCCATGGTTTCAGACCGCATCGTAGCACAGGAACAGCACTTAAGCAATGTGTTGCCTATTACGAAGAAGGCTATAAAATAGCTGTGGATTGTGATTTGAAACAGTGCTTTGACATGTTGAATCATGATAAGCTCATGTATTTGTTCGAACGCCACGTTCAAGATAAGTCAATTTCTAAATTTATCCGTAGAAGTTTACAAGTGGGTGCTATTGACCTATCTGGCGAAGTCGCAGAAAGAAAGATAGGTGCACCACAAGGGGGCGTTATCTCTCCCTTACTATGTAATATCTATCTACATGAACTGGATAAAGAACTCGAAAAGCGTGGACACCGTTTTGTACGATATGCCGATGATTTTGTTATCTTTGTACGCACAAAACGTGCAGGTGAACGCGTAATGACGAGTGTAACGAAATTTATTGAAAAGCAACTGAAGTTGGTTGTCAATGAAGAGAAAAGTAGAGTCGGAGCAGTTACACGTTTAAAGTTTTTGAGTTGTCTAATAACCAAGGTCAATGGGGTTTATCGTTTCAGACCGACTACGGAAGCAAAAAGAAATTTAATACGCGCCTTAAGGAAAATAACGAAACGAAATAGACCTGGTACCTTTAAAGAGATTATCACTGAAATCAACCAAGTAACACGAGGTTGGATAAATTACTTTGGCAGAGGTTTTATCAAAGGATTTATTGAAACCACGCAATCTTGGCTAAACCGCCGACTTAGACAACTCATTCTTAAACGGTGGAAAAGAGTAAGAACTCAATATAAGATGTTACGCCAATATGGTCTTGACCATAGAAGTGCAATGAAAATCGCACAGTCTCGCAAAAAGTACTGGCGATTATCGAATACGCATGAGGTTCATCGTGCACTTACAACAAAACAACTCTACAAGTGGGGACTGATACCATTAGCCCAGCTTGCAGAGTTGGCTTACGCAAGATATTGA
- the hemH gene encoding ferrochelatase — translation MKKQIGLLVMAYGTPYQKSDIEPYYTDIRHGRKPSEEELNDLILRYEAIGGLSPLAGTTERQAEAIQKALNETYEDVEFKLYIGLKHIHPFIEDAVTQMNEDGIKEAVTVVLAPHFSNFSIASYNRRAKEKADTFGIQLHHVQHYYQQQQFIDYWTMRVNETLENIPQEERAKTVLVISAHSLPEKMIKESNDPYPFELEDTARLIQEQSAIEHVAVGWQSEGNTGTPWLGPDVQDLTRDLFEQEGYQHFIYTPVGFVAEHLEVLYDNDYECKVVCDAVGATYHRPPMPDTHPLFIGAIVSEITKIFPKA, via the coding sequence ATGAAAAAACAAATAGGATTATTAGTGATGGCATACGGGACACCTTACCAAAAGAGTGACATCGAACCGTATTATACCGACATTAGACACGGTAGAAAACCATCCGAAGAAGAGTTGAACGATCTCATTTTACGCTATGAGGCGATTGGGGGGCTGTCGCCGTTAGCAGGAACGACTGAACGTCAAGCAGAAGCAATTCAGAAGGCGTTAAATGAGACTTATGAAGATGTTGAATTCAAGTTGTATATCGGATTGAAACATATTCACCCATTTATTGAAGATGCTGTTACACAAATGAATGAGGATGGTATTAAAGAAGCAGTAACAGTCGTTTTAGCACCGCATTTTTCTAATTTCTCAATAGCATCATATAATCGTCGTGCTAAAGAAAAAGCCGATACGTTTGGCATTCAGTTGCATCATGTTCAACATTATTATCAACAGCAACAATTTATCGATTATTGGACGATGCGTGTTAATGAAACTTTAGAAAATATTCCACAAGAAGAACGTGCAAAAACAGTTCTCGTCATATCAGCACACAGCTTGCCTGAAAAAATGATTAAAGAAAGTAATGACCCGTATCCATTTGAACTTGAAGATACAGCGCGTTTAATTCAAGAACAGTCAGCGATTGAACATGTTGCGGTCGGTTGGCAATCAGAAGGCAACACAGGTACACCATGGTTAGGACCTGATGTTCAAGATTTAACACGTGACTTATTCGAACAAGAAGGGTATCAACATTTCATTTATACGCCAGTTGGTTTTGTTGCAGAACATTTAGAAGTGTTATACGACAATGATTATGAATGTAAAGTTGTTTGTGATGCGGTCGGCGCAACATATCATCGCCCACCTATGCCTGACACGCACCCATTGTTTATCGGTGCAATTGTGAGTGAAATTACAAAAATTTTCCCGAAAGCGTGA